CATGCTTGCCAAATCATATTGTCTTCCTGTGTGGTTGCTGGCTAACCCGAGAAGTGATTGAAGTCCCTCTTTGAGTTGATGCGCTGCTTTCTCCGTAAATGTGGCAAGCATTATTTCGTCAGGATTTATGTTGTGGAAAACAATTAGATTAAGTGTTCTCCATAAAAGAACTCTTGTTTTTCCTGATCCAGGGCCAGCAGTAAGATAAAGAGCGCCATCAATGTGTTTTATAGCCTTTTCTTGAGATTCGTTAGGCATAAAACCAACTTCCTTCCATAAAGTCTCCAAAGAGAAATTTTCATTCATTTATTAGTAATCGTATAATAGGTTTTAGGTACAAGAATAAAGATAGAATACTTAAAAGGTAATACCTATTAAGACACCCCCTTTTATAGCTATTTATTTAAGCGCTGCATTAATCTCGAGTTTTTCCAATCGCCATTGCAAAAAGTTATTCTCTTATAAATTGTAGCAATTGGGTCTTATAGTTCTCATAATAAGAGAATTGTAGAGTTATGTAAAGTACTGAGCGTTAATAACTTCAATGTCAAAGAGACAAGCTGTGGCGAATACAGCCATTATTTTTGCGATATTGAAAACAAGAAAGAATGACTTCATGGAGTGATAAGGAATTAGAAGCATTGTGTGACCCAAATAATCACAAGATCAGATTTGATGGTTATGACTACTGGTGGTATCACAAGATTAATGGGAAATGGGAATTACATAGTATAAAGGAATATGAAAATTATCAAAAGCCTTATTCATACTTGGAGTATTGGAGGAATTTATGGGAAAGAGAACTCATCTCAAGGAGGAGGATTGCAATGAAAAAGAAGCTTAGTCTAGAGAAGAAGATATGGGATATTTGTGCGGTGCTAGAATATGAAACATATCAAAAAGTATTGGAGATACATAAATTGGATCCCACATTAACTAATAAGGAGATAGCAGCTATGTTGAGTGTGTCACAACAATTGGTTGGTAGATACCTTAAGGACGCTGCATAAATATCCACAAAATAAGTCAAAGTTTACTTTTGAATAGAGCAAAGTAAACTGAAAACTCTGGGAAGTCCCATAAATAGTGAGATTCAAAATTTCAATATTAAGGTCTATAGAAGATACTTTTTAGATTCAATTAAACTTTTGTTTATCAACTTAAAAACCTAAAATATCACATAGGGTATAATCTAATGGAATGGGATAAATAAAGGAAAAATAGAATACAGAATATTTCATAAAATAGCTATTATATAATAATGCGGATAATCCCAAAGTGAAAGATTCAAGCCTCCAAATGGGGTATTTCAGACTGTATTGGATAGGAAGGAGTAAGAGAAAAAGTCTAAGACTCAACCATACTCACTCCCATCCCAATATGCTTAAATGGTTTCTAGGTGCCTTTTTGATTTATGCGAAACCGTATCAAAAACTTAATTATTAATTATACGGCATAGTGCCATTAGCAATATTCTAATCAATCAAAATATCGAAATAGTAGAAGTAATATGCACTTCCTTCCACGACAAATACAGTCTTCAACTCCATCGTAACATTTACTTGTTCTACCCAAACAATCTGCCCTTTCTTTAATGTACCCACAGACCTTAATACGGACACTTTAAAGGGGCAATACAATTGTTTGAGCAGATTGTTCCAGGTAATGATCAAAAGGCTGTTGGAAGAGCTATATTTGAGTTGTTTTGCCAAGTCTTTTCCGTTCATATGTCATCCAAGACTCTTTGATTTAAAAACCAGTTTTTAGTTTTATTCTGCAAAGAATCAGTTAGTCCAATAACAAACTCAAAAGCATTGGCATTACGTTCCAAACTGCTGTCAATAAAACTTTTTTTGTTAGCATCAGTCATAAGATTATAAAAATCCCAAAGACTAATTTCACCATTTATACTTCTCGCGAAATTAGGATCCTCATAGTAGTTCTTTACTATTGTTCCAATCTGATTATCATTCATTAGAAGTTTTAGCTTACCAACCTTCTCTTCCTTGTTTAAAAACTGGTATAACTTCATCTTACCAATGGTGTGAGCAAACTGTAGCTCTTCAAGACTATATTTACTCATTCGTTCCATATTACCTAGAAACCTGTCTTGATCAAATTGGTGAATTAATTCCTCAATCTTTCCCTTCAATTCAGCTACACTACTAACTCTGATGTCTGAATTTAATCCATCTGTACTTATACAGAGATTAGTGCATACTAAGTTTTTAAATCCAATA
This DNA window, taken from Muriicola soli, encodes the following:
- a CDS encoding DUF3871 family protein — its product is MELITVNNNIDNHVISENEIITSKGSFIEANTKQVTLDHLKKECIIPVYSDNESSISHASFIDAAKEVVEANFSGYGILQPNIRISHTIRGRVPSAIGKPVKELRPEEKTIYYQRCAFMIEIPEITEIVNNNKLSLTIGGVRALNQENLYSKRNLEKFKVFIGFKNLVCTNLCISTDGLNSDIRVSSVAELKGKIEELIHQFDQDRFLGNMERMSKYSLEELQFAHTIGKMKLYQFLNKEEKVGKLKLLMNDNQIGTIVKNYYEDPNFARSINGEISLWDFYNLMTDANKKSFIDSSLERNANAFEFVIGLTDSLQNKTKNWFLNQRVLDDI